A genomic segment from Haloarcula limicola encodes:
- a CDS encoding ABC transporter ATP-binding protein, with the protein MYAIEVENARKEYGAVTALDGLSLRIERGETVGLLGTNGAGKTTLFELLVGLRSPDAGSVAVLDRDPTEGVGTRRRVGYLPEHAGFPDELTGREVLRFHARMRGVDAERRDRRVARVLETVGLTDAADRRVEGYSNGMARRLGLGTVLVADPAVLLLDEPTAGLDPYGVEAFHDVLGAVASATDVTVVFSSHVLGEVEALCDRAAVVHDGRVVADDDVDALRRQTGENVTVRAAVGDGDADSAAERLRSRDGVERVTGDGAELVVECAPTRALAVLEAIHESGDVERFAVREPGLESAFRTAVADRGERA; encoded by the coding sequence ATGTACGCAATTGAGGTCGAGAACGCACGGAAGGAGTACGGCGCGGTGACGGCCCTCGACGGGCTCAGCCTGCGGATCGAACGGGGCGAGACGGTCGGGCTACTCGGGACGAACGGGGCCGGGAAGACGACGCTGTTCGAACTGCTGGTCGGCCTCCGGAGCCCCGACGCGGGGTCCGTCGCGGTGCTCGACCGCGACCCGACGGAGGGGGTCGGCACTCGGCGACGGGTGGGATACCTCCCCGAGCACGCCGGGTTCCCCGACGAACTGACCGGTCGAGAGGTGCTGCGGTTCCACGCCCGGATGCGCGGTGTCGACGCCGAGCGCCGCGACCGCCGCGTCGCCCGCGTCCTGGAGACCGTCGGGCTGACCGACGCGGCCGACCGCCGGGTCGAGGGCTACTCGAACGGGATGGCGCGCCGCCTCGGGTTGGGGACCGTCCTCGTCGCCGACCCGGCCGTCCTCCTGCTCGACGAGCCCACGGCGGGGTTGGACCCGTACGGCGTCGAAGCGTTCCACGACGTGCTCGGCGCGGTCGCGTCGGCCACCGACGTCACCGTCGTCTTCTCCTCGCACGTCCTCGGGGAGGTGGAGGCGCTGTGTGACCGAGCGGCCGTCGTTCACGACGGTCGAGTCGTCGCCGACGACGACGTCGACGCGCTCCGGCGGCAGACGGGCGAGAACGTCACCGTTCGCGCGGCGGTAGGCGACGGGGACGCGGACTCGGCCGCCGAGCGACTCCGGTCCCGCGACGGCGTCGAACGCGTGACCGGGGACGGCGCGGAGCTGGTCGTCGAGTGCGCCCCGACGCGGGCCCTCGCCGTCCTCGAAGCGATACACGAGAGCGGCGACGTCGAGCGGTTCGCCGTCCGAGAACCGGGGCTGGAGTCGGCGTTCCGGACCGCCGTAGCCGACCGGGGGGAGCGCGCGTGA
- the nosD gene encoding nitrous oxide reductase family maturation protein NosD, whose protein sequence is MSPTFGRERAFALLSVGLLLGTLVAAGTATGSAPAAGTDRRVGIELPDVEENPELPTDDGVARVDGERYDSVAAALDAARPGDTVRLDGRFEERVVVETPNVTLVGDGPDAAVIDGDGSGDVLTVAADGVTVRDLWVRNSGYRTETNDAAVLVEGDGVTLRDSRITEATFGVWLDGVSDARVANNTVRGRERITPLTDRGNGIQIWKTEDSVIEGNRITDVRDGLYYSWASEVVARGNVVWDVRYGVHYMYSDDNRLANNTAANNDVGYALMVSKRLTVVGNVAVNNTGSSGHGILLKSIDETTVRGNDLVGNENGLFLYNSLHNDVRRNLVLENDVGVHLTAGSVEERVSNNTFLRNGEAVWAVVGERVTWNESVGNYWGDATVTDVDDDRVGDGRYEPAGAVQRLLVEHPSARIFASSPAFDAVRRAERTVPLLDVPGVVDERPLTEPPHDDWRRYYVRN, encoded by the coding sequence ATGAGCCCGACGTTCGGCCGCGAGCGGGCGTTCGCGCTGCTGTCGGTCGGGCTCCTGTTGGGCACTCTCGTCGCGGCGGGGACGGCGACCGGGAGCGCGCCGGCCGCCGGTACCGATCGCCGCGTCGGCATCGAGCTACCCGACGTCGAGGAGAACCCCGAACTGCCGACGGACGACGGCGTGGCCCGCGTCGACGGGGAGCGATACGACAGCGTCGCCGCCGCGCTGGACGCGGCGCGGCCGGGCGACACCGTCCGCCTCGACGGGCGGTTCGAGGAGCGCGTCGTCGTCGAGACGCCGAACGTGACGCTCGTCGGCGACGGCCCCGACGCCGCTGTAATCGACGGCGACGGGTCGGGCGACGTCCTCACCGTCGCCGCCGATGGCGTCACCGTGCGGGACCTCTGGGTCCGCAACTCCGGGTACCGCACCGAGACCAACGACGCCGCCGTCCTCGTCGAGGGCGACGGCGTCACGCTGCGCGACAGCCGAATCACCGAGGCGACGTTCGGCGTCTGGCTCGACGGCGTCAGCGACGCCCGCGTGGCGAACAACACCGTCCGCGGTCGCGAGCGAATCACGCCGCTGACCGACCGCGGCAACGGGATTCAGATCTGGAAGACCGAGGATTCGGTGATCGAGGGCAACCGGATAACCGACGTCCGCGACGGGCTCTACTACTCGTGGGCCAGCGAGGTCGTCGCGCGGGGGAACGTCGTCTGGGACGTGCGCTACGGCGTCCACTACATGTACTCGGACGACAACCGGCTGGCGAACAACACCGCCGCGAACAACGACGTCGGCTACGCGCTGATGGTCTCGAAGCGCCTGACCGTCGTCGGCAACGTCGCCGTCAACAACACCGGGTCGAGCGGTCACGGCATCCTGCTCAAGAGCATCGACGAGACGACCGTCCGGGGGAACGACCTCGTGGGTAACGAGAACGGGCTGTTCCTCTACAACTCGCTGCACAACGACGTGCGGCGGAACCTGGTGCTGGAGAACGACGTGGGCGTCCACCTCACCGCCGGGAGCGTCGAGGAGCGCGTCTCGAACAACACGTTCCTGCGCAACGGCGAGGCTGTGTGGGCCGTCGTCGGCGAGCGGGTGACGTGGAACGAGAGCGTCGGTAACTACTGGGGCGACGCGACGGTGACCGACGTCGACGACGACCGCGTCGGCGACGGCCGCTACGAGCCCGCCGGTGCCGTCCAGCGCCTCCTCGTCGAGCACCCGAGCGCACGGATTTTCGCGTCCAGTCCGGCGTTCGACGCCGTCCGTCGCGCCGAGCGTACCGTTCCGCTCCTCGACGTCCCGGGCGTCGTCGACGAGCGACCGCTGACCGAGCCACCCCACGACGACTGGAGACGATACTATGTACGCAATTGA
- the nosZ gene encoding TAT-dependent nitrous-oxide reductase — translation MGSDADESERRSPGEVVDEYERRLESVLAEVDEPVPDDEGPTLELAGLEIDRRDFMKTGIAAGAMGAVAGCSRFSPGGGSGGQSGSSDSGVDHRVAPGEHDEYYGFWSGGHSGELRVVGIPSMRELTRIPVFNTDCASGYGYDDETSALLEEGGGYTWGDNHHPNLSETDGDYDGEYLFVNDKANGRIARVNLKYFETDAILDVPNMQAIHGCSVLSPDTKYVLGNGEFRAPVPNDGTAVNDPDAYESLFVAVDPETMETKWQVSVDGNLDIVDTGKEGRWAIASCYNSEEATDIQGMTRDDRDYLKAFDIPAIEKAVENGRYDRTVNGVPIVDGTRSSALNEGDRPVVQYIPTPKSPHCVEVGPDGKYAFIAGKLSPTVTMLDLEKLGSVSDPADAVVGRPKVGLGPLHTTFDGNGHAYTSLFIDSQVAKWDIEAAVDAENGSEDPIIEKLDVHYNPGHIQALEAMTTDPDGEWLVVLNKLSKDRFLPVGPIMPDNDQLIHIGQGEKEMELVADHPAYPEPHDCVFAHRDKISPKKVYDRTDYEGEKPYVEEKDSGVERTGESSVHVKASTKRSEYGLPEFTVKQGDEVRLTMTNIEGVQDIIHGVAIPEHDVNLAVAPQDTREVTFTADDPGVYWIYCTYFCSALHLEMRSRMIVEPSE, via the coding sequence ATGGGCTCCGACGCCGACGAGAGCGAGCGGCGCAGTCCCGGGGAAGTCGTCGACGAGTACGAACGGCGACTGGAGAGCGTCCTGGCCGAGGTCGACGAACCGGTCCCCGACGACGAGGGGCCGACGCTCGAACTGGCCGGGCTGGAGATCGACCGGCGTGACTTCATGAAGACCGGCATCGCGGCCGGCGCGATGGGCGCGGTCGCCGGCTGCTCCCGGTTCTCCCCCGGCGGCGGGAGCGGCGGCCAGTCCGGCTCGTCCGACTCCGGCGTCGACCACAGGGTCGCACCGGGCGAGCACGACGAGTACTACGGCTTCTGGTCGGGCGGCCACTCCGGCGAGCTCCGCGTCGTCGGCATCCCGTCGATGCGTGAACTGACCCGCATCCCGGTGTTCAACACCGACTGCGCGTCCGGCTACGGCTACGACGACGAGACGAGCGCGCTGTTAGAGGAGGGCGGCGGCTACACGTGGGGGGACAACCACCACCCGAACCTCTCGGAGACCGACGGCGACTACGACGGCGAGTACCTGTTCGTCAACGACAAGGCCAACGGCCGCATCGCCCGGGTGAACCTGAAGTACTTCGAGACGGACGCGATTCTGGACGTCCCGAACATGCAGGCCATCCACGGCTGTTCCGTCCTCTCGCCCGATACGAAGTACGTCCTCGGCAACGGCGAGTTCCGAGCCCCGGTGCCCAACGACGGGACCGCCGTGAATGACCCCGACGCCTACGAGTCGCTGTTCGTCGCCGTCGACCCGGAGACGATGGAGACGAAGTGGCAGGTATCGGTCGACGGCAACCTCGACATCGTCGATACGGGCAAGGAGGGCCGCTGGGCCATCGCGTCCTGTTACAACAGCGAGGAGGCGACGGACATCCAGGGGATGACCCGCGACGACCGGGACTACCTCAAGGCGTTCGACATCCCCGCCATCGAGAAAGCCGTCGAGAACGGGCGGTACGACCGGACGGTCAACGGCGTGCCCATCGTCGACGGGACGAGATCCAGTGCACTGAACGAGGGGGATCGCCCCGTCGTCCAGTACATTCCGACGCCGAAGAGCCCCCACTGCGTCGAGGTCGGCCCCGACGGGAAGTACGCCTTCATCGCGGGGAAGCTATCGCCGACGGTGACGATGCTGGACCTCGAGAAGCTCGGCTCGGTCTCCGACCCGGCGGACGCCGTCGTCGGCCGACCGAAGGTCGGTCTCGGGCCGCTGCACACCACCTTCGACGGCAACGGCCACGCCTACACGTCCCTCTTCATCGACTCGCAGGTCGCGAAGTGGGACATCGAGGCGGCCGTCGACGCCGAGAACGGGTCCGAGGATCCGATAATCGAGAAGTTGGACGTCCACTACAACCCCGGCCACATCCAGGCGCTGGAGGCGATGACGACCGACCCCGACGGCGAGTGGCTCGTCGTCCTGAACAAGCTCTCGAAGGACCGGTTCCTCCCGGTCGGCCCCATCATGCCCGACAACGACCAGCTGATCCACATCGGACAGGGCGAGAAGGAGATGGAACTGGTCGCCGACCACCCGGCCTACCCCGAACCGCACGACTGCGTCTTCGCGCACAGGGACAAGATCTCGCCGAAGAAGGTCTACGACAGGACCGACTACGAAGGCGAGAAACCCTACGTCGAGGAGAAAGACTCCGGCGTCGAACGCACCGGCGAGTCCTCGGTCCACGTCAAGGCCTCGACCAAGCGCTCCGAGTACGGTCTGCCGGAGTTCACCGTCAAGCAGGGCGACGAGGTGCGACTGACGATGACCAACATCGAGGGCGTGCAGGACATCATCCACGGCGTCGCCATCCCGGAACACGACGTGAACCTCGCCGTCGCGCCGCAGGACACCCGCGAGGTCACCTTCACCGCCGACGACCCCGGCGTCTACTGGATCTACTGCACGTACTTCTGCTCGGCGCTGCACCTGGAGATGCGCAGTCGCATGATCGTCGAGCCGAGCGAGTGA
- a CDS encoding plastocyanin/azurin family copper-binding protein: MSMNRNTQSRRQFLRATAVTTGGIALAGCSNSGGSSTDGDDGSGGDGGSEPTTEASGGAAQTSTVEMTDELTFEPKSIEVTAGTEVTWKNTGSIGHTVTAYEGKIPDGAAYFASGGFDSQQAAKDGYGSGQKGNVPKGESYSHTFETKGTYEYYCVPHEMNGMVGTVEVV, encoded by the coding sequence ATGTCGATGAACCGCAACACGCAATCACGGCGGCAGTTCCTCCGAGCGACGGCGGTAACGACCGGCGGCATCGCGCTCGCCGGCTGTTCGAACAGCGGTGGGTCGTCCACGGACGGGGATGACGGCTCCGGCGGCGACGGCGGCAGCGAACCGACGACCGAAGCGAGCGGCGGCGCGGCGCAGACGAGCACGGTCGAGATGACCGACGAGCTCACGTTCGAACCGAAGTCTATCGAGGTCACGGCCGGCACCGAAGTCACGTGGAAGAACACCGGTAGTATCGGCCACACCGTTACCGCCTACGAGGGCAAGATACCCGACGGCGCGGCGTACTTCGCCTCAGGCGGCTTCGACAGTCAGCAGGCGGCCAAGGACGGTTACGGGAGCGGGCAGAAGGGCAACGTCCCGAAGGGCGAGAGCTACTCTCACACCTTCGAGACGAAGGGCACCTACGAGTACTACTGCGTCCCGCACGAGATGAACGGGATGGTCGGCACGGTGGAGGTGGTATAG